From Pseudomonadota bacterium, a single genomic window includes:
- a CDS encoding glutathione S-transferase N-terminal domain-containing protein — protein sequence MALDYKGLDYRTRNLVPGPHRLVTERLAPRSHVPILVDGERVIQGSSEIIDYLAKRCPGARLTPVGASAAQEAHEWERYLDREIGVTIRRWFYFHILPERKLAARFLLQGAPGTGLRSMPSSSRPCGAPCARSCASTPRTPRAPSCNCAPLWCT from the coding sequence GTGGCGCTCGACTACAAAGGGCTCGACTACCGCACGCGCAACCTCGTCCCGGGCCCCCACCGGCTCGTCACCGAGCGCTTGGCCCCGCGCAGCCATGTCCCGATCCTCGTCGATGGGGAGCGGGTCATTCAGGGCTCCTCCGAAATCATCGACTACCTCGCCAAGCGCTGTCCAGGCGCCCGCTTGACCCCGGTCGGGGCGAGCGCGGCGCAAGAGGCGCACGAATGGGAGCGCTACCTCGATCGCGAGATCGGGGTCACGATCCGCCGCTGGTTTTATTTCCATATCCTACCCGAGCGCAAGCTCGCGGCGCGGTTTCTCTTGCAGGGTGCGCCGGGTACGGGGCTCCGCTCTATGCCCTCATCTTCCCGGCCGTGCGGCGCGCCATGCGCTCGCTCATGCGCATCGACGCCGAGAACGCCGCGCGCTCCGAGTTGCAACTGCGCGCCGCTTTGGTGCACCTGA